The following are encoded in a window of Acipenser ruthenus chromosome 26, fAciRut3.2 maternal haplotype, whole genome shotgun sequence genomic DNA:
- the LOC131701766 gene encoding neuferricin-like, with protein sequence MIRHLLAVVCLAVAVLIGPEIGYVLDLIPGWDTVKSCITDTGHAAGDTIRLLDLQELSRYNGQQGSPGVYLSILGQVFDVGKGHKHYGPGGSYHFFAGRDASRAFVTGDFTEAGLVDDVSGLSPAQILSLSEWLSFYNKDYILVGRLVGRYYSETGEPTEALKQVESAMAEGLELRAQAEADKQRFPPCNSEWSSGKGGRVWCSTQSGGVQRDWVGVPRKLFTPGSSSQRCVCVQSSGPSSSQQLRDRGDLDSPNLQEYQDCPSLAESCLLTD encoded by the exons ATGATCAGGCATCTGCTAGCGGTAGTATGCCTTGCAGTGGCGGTCCTAATCGGTCCCGAGATTGGTTATGTATTGGATTTGATCCCCGGATGGGACACGGTGAAATCGTGTATCACAGACACAGGGCACGCCGCTGGGGACACGATTCGGCTGCTTGATTTGCAGGAGCTATCCCGGTATAATGGACAGCAAGGCAGTCCCGGCGTGTACCTTTCCATTCTGGGACAGGTGTTTGATGTGGGGAAGGGACACAAACATTATGGACCTGGGGGGTCCTACCATTTCTTTGCAG GAAGAGATGCGTCCCGAGCCTTCGTGACGGGGGATTTCACAGAAGCCGGCCTTGTGGATGACGTGTCAGGACTCTCACCTGCTCAAATCTTGTCCCTCTCTGAATGGCTTTCCTTCTACAATAAAGATTATATACTTGTTG GCAGGCTGGTGGGGAGGTACTACAGTGAGACGGGGGAGCCCACAGAGGCTCTGAAGCAGGTTGAGTCTGCCATGGCTGAGGGGCTGGAGCTCAGGGCGCAGGCTGAAGCGGACAAGCAGCGCTTCCCTCCCTGCAACTCTGAGTGGAGCTCAGGCAAGGGGGGCAGGGTGTGGTGCTCCACACAGAG TGGAGGTGTTCAGCGGGACTGGGTTGGCGTGCCCAGGAAGCTGTTCACGCCAGGCTCCAGCAGccagcgctgtgtgtgtgtgcagagcagcgGGCCCTCATCCAGCCAGCAGCTCAGGGACAGGGGAGACCTGGACAGCCCCAACCTGCAGGAGTACCAGGACTGTCCCTCACTGGCAGAGTCCTGTCTGCTGACAGACTGA
- the LOC131701764 gene encoding rabankyrin-5 — protein sequence MAEEEVAKLQKHLALLRQEYVKMQQKLVETERKCAMLAVQAKQESASESFISRLLAIVADLYQQDQYSDLKVKVGDEQLSAHKFVLAAHTESWSLANLAATTELDLSDAKPEVAMAMLRWVYTDDLELKEDDVFLTDLMKLANRFQLQLLRERCEKGVMSLVNVRNCIRFYQTAEELCASTLLNYCAEIIASHWDDLRKDDFSSMSAQLLYKMIKSKTEFPLHKAIKVEREDVVFLYLIEMDSQLPGKLNELDSNGDLALDLALSRRLDSIASTLVNSKADVDMVDQHGCSLLHRAIQRGDEFASTFLIRHSAQVNAATVPAVETPLHLVCSYSPKKHSSEVMAGVARISEALLKAGANPNMQDSKGRTPLHAAVVSGNDPVFNQLLQCKQLDLELKDQEGSTALWLTLQYITVSSDQSVNPFHDAPVENGTSFDENSFAARLIQRGSNPDAPDTSTGNCLLQRAAVAGNEAATLFLATHGAKVNHTNNWGETPLHTACRIGLANLTAELLQQGANPNLQTEQPLPGDSGASPEQGQGVYLQSPLHMAIVYNHPDVVSVILEQKANALHATNNLQIIPDFSLKDSMDQTVLGLALWTGMHTIAAQLLGSGASINDTMSNGHTLLHMAIQRQDSKSALFLLEHQADINVRTRDRETALQLAISNQLPLVVDAICTRGADMSVLDEKGNPPLWLALENGLEDIASTLVRHGCDATCWSPGPGGCLQTLLHRAIDENNESMACFLIRSGCDVNSPRKPGPNGEGDEEAHDGQTPLHLAGSWGLEEVVQCLLEFGANVNAQDAEGRAPVHVAISNQHNVIIQLLISHPDIKLSVRDRQGMTPFACAMTFKNNKAAEAILKREAGAAEQVDNKGRNFLHVAVQNSDIESVLFLISVQANVNSRVQDAAKQTPLHLAVQAGSEIIVRNLLLAGAKVTELTKHRQTALHLAAQQDLPTICSVLLENAVDFAAVDENGNNALHLAVMHGRLNNVRALLTESNINAEAFNLRGQSPMHILGQYGKENAAAIFELFLECMQEYPLDKPDNEGNTVLLLAYMKGNANLCRAIVRAGARLGINNNQGINIFNYQVATKQLLFRLLDMLSKEPPWCDGSYCYECLAKFGVTTRKHHCRHCGRLLCHKCSVKEIPIIKFDLNKPVRVCDICFDVLTLGGVS from the exons AGGAGGTGGCCAAGCTGCAGAAGCACCTGGCTCTGCTGCGGCAGGAGTACGTGAAGATGCAGCAGAAGCTGGTGGAGACAGAGAGGAAGTGTGCCATGCTGGCAGTGCAGGCCAAACAGGAGAGCGCCAGCGAGTCCTTCATCAGCCGCCTGCTCGCCATCGTGGCAGATCTGTACCAGCAGGACCAGTACAG TGACTTGAAGGTTAAGGTGGGGGATGAACAGCTCAGCGCTCACAAGTTTGTGCTGGCAGCACACACTGAGAGCTGGAGCCTGGCTAATCTGGCAGCCACCACAGAACTAGACCTATCAG ATGCCAAGCCGGAGGTTGCCATGGCGATGCTGCGCTGGGTGTACACAGACGACTTGGAGCTGAAGGAAGATGATGTGTTCCTGACTGATCTCATGAAGCTGGCCAATCGctttcagctgcagctcctccgGGAAAG GTGTGAGAAGGGGGTGATGTCGCTGGTCAATGTCCGGAACTGCATTCGCTTCTACCAGACAGCCGAGGAGCTCTGTGCCAGCACTCTGCTGAATTACTGTGCTGAGATCATCGCCAGTCACTGG GACGACCTTCGCAAGGATGATTTCAGCAGCATGAGTGCCCAGCTGCTGTACAAGATGATCAAATCCAAGACGGAATTCCCCCTGCACAAAGCTATCAAAGTGGAGAGGGAAGATGTGGTGTTCCTCTACCTCATTGAGATGGATTCCCAG TTACCTGGGAAATTGAACGAACTGGACAGCAATGGAGATCTAGCCCTGGACCTGGCTCTCTCGCGCCGGCTGGACAGCATCGCCTCCACCCTCGTCAATAGCAAAGCTGATGTGGACATGGTTGACCAGCACGGCTGTAGTCTGCTTCACAGGGCTATCCAGAGAG GGGATGAGTTTGCCTCCACGTTCCTGATCCGCCACTCTGCCCAGGTGAACGCAGCGACCGTGCCCGCTGTGGAGACCCCCCTGCACCTCGTCTGCTCCTACAGCCCCAAGAAGCACTCCAGCGAGGTGATGGCAGGCGTGGCCCGCATCTCAGAGGCCCTGCTGAAGGCCGGCGCCAACCCCAACATGCAGGACAGCAAAGGGAG GACACCTCTACATGCAGCAGTGGTTTCAGGAAATGATCCTGTGTTTAACCAGCTACTGCAGTGCAAACA GCTGGATCTGGAGCTGAAGGACCAGGAGGGGAGCACAGCGCTGTGGCTGACCCTGCAGTACATCACTGTCTCCTCGGACCAGTCTGTGAACCCCTTCCATGACGCCCCGGTGGAGAACGGCACCTCCTTCGATGAGAACAGCTTTGCAGCCAGGCTGATCCAGAGAGGCAGCAACCCAGACGCTCCAGACACCTCCACAG GAAACTGCCTCCTGCAAAGAGCAGCCGTGGCAGGGAACGAGGCTGCCACCCTCTTCCTAGCCACACACGGGGCGAAGGTCAACCACACCAACAACTGG GGTGAGACCCCTCTCCACACGGCTTGTCGAATTGGGCTGGCGAACCTCACAGCAGAGTTACTGCAGCAGGGGGCCAACCCCAACCTCCAGACCGAGCAGCCACTGCCGGGGGACAGCGGGGCGTCTCCGGAGCAAGGGCAGGGCGTCTACCTGCAGAGCCCACTGCACATGGCCATTGTTTACAACCACCCCGACGTCGTGTCCGTCATACTGGAACAAAAAG CTAATGCACTTCATGCCACTAATAACCTGCAGATAATCCCAGACTTCAGTCTGAAAGACTCCATGGACCAGACTGTCTTGGGCCTTGCACTTTGGACAG ggaTGCACACAATTGCAGCTCAGCTGCTCGGCTCTGGCGCTTCCATCAATGACACCATGTCTAATGGACACACTCTGCTGCACATGGCTATCCAGAGGCAGGACAGCAAGAGTGCCCTCTTCCTGCTGGAGCACCAGGCTGACATCAATGTCAG GACCCGTGATAGGGAGACGGCCCTGCAGCTGGCCATCAGTAACCAGCTCCCCCTAGTGGTGGATGCGATCTGTACACGGGGAGCTGACATGTCTGTGCTGGATGAGAAAGGGAACCCTCCCCTCTGGCTAGCTCTGGAGAACGGGCTGGAGGACATTGCATCTACTCTG GTGAGGCATGGCTGTGACGCCACCTGCTGGAGTCCTGGCCCTGGTGGGTGTCTGCAGACTCTCTTGCACCGAGCCATTGATGAAAACAATGAGAGCATGGCCTGCTTCCTCATTCGCAG TGGCTGTGATGTGAACAGCCCCAGGAAGCCGGGTCCCAATGGAGAGGGGGATGAGGAGGCCCATGATGGGCAGACCCCGCTGCACCTGGCTGGGAGCTGGGGCCTGGAGGAGGTGGTGCAGTGCCTCCTGGAGTTCGGAGCCAACGTCAATGCACAG GATGCTGAAGGCAGAGCCCCAGTCCATGTTGCCATTAGCAACCAGCACAATGTGATCATCCAGCTCCTGATCTCTCACCCGGATATCAAGCTCAGCGTGCGGGACCGGCAGGGAATGACTCCCTTCGCCTGCGCCATGACCTTCAAGAACAACAAGGCTGCTGAGGCCATTCTCAAGCGAGAGGCTGGAGCGGCAGAGCAG GTGGACAATAAGGGGCGGAACTTCCTCCACGTGGCGGTGCAGAACTCGGACATCGAGAGTGTGCTTTTCCTGATCAGCGTCCAGGCCAACGTGAACTCCCGAGTGCAGGACGCTGCAAAGCAGACCCCCCTCCACCTGGCAGTGCAGGCTGGCTCGGAGATCATCGTCAGAAACCTG CTCCTGGCCGGTGCCAAGGTGACCGAGTTGACGAAGCACCGGCAGACAGCACTACACCTGGCAGCCCAGCAGGACCTGCCCACCATCTGCTCCGTGCTGCTGGAGAACGCAGTCGACTTCGCAGCGGTGGACGAGAACGGAAACAACG CCCTGCACCTGGCAGTGATGCACGGCCGTCTGAACAACGTGAGGGCACTCCTGACTGAGTCCAACATCAACGCGGAGGCTTTCAATCTCAG GGGTCAGTCGCCGATGCACATCCTGGGACAGTATGGGAAGGAGAATGCAGCTGCCATATTCGAGCTGTTCCTGGAGTGCATGCAGGAGTACCCCCTGGATAAACCAGACAACGAGGGGAACACAG TGCTCTTGCTGGCGTACATGAAAGGAAACGCTAACCTGTGCCGTGCCATTGTGAGGGCCGGGGCTCGACTCGGCATCAACAATAACCAGGGAATCAACATCTTCAACTACCAGGTGGCCACCAAGCAGCTGCTGTTCAGGCTCCTGG ATATGCTGTCTAAAGAACCCCCATGGTGTGACGGGTCCTACTGTTATGAGTGTCTCGCAAAGTTTGGAGTTACCACAAGGAAACATCACTG CCGGCACTGCGGTCGCCTGCTGTGTCACAAGTGCTCCGTGAAGGAGATTCCCATCATCAAGTTCGATCTGAACAAGCCGGTGCGGGTGTGTGACATCTGCTTCGACGTGCTGACCCTGGGAGGGGTGTCGTAA